From Granulicella sp. WH15, the proteins below share one genomic window:
- a CDS encoding Zn-dependent hydrolase: MNLSPKTVLTHLDELRALTSDVYGAQRIAWTPTWAAARAWFDRKLDELPFAALLERHQDAAGNRWITLPGTSPRALILGSHLDSVPNGGWLDGAIGVVTALEVLRALGEAHSGHPPCTIRLVDWADEEGARFGRSLFGSSAFAGTHSIDADRARTDRNGITMEDAVAPYGVAIERIGDAAIERQNAAAYLELHIEQGPVLEARNEPLAVVLGTKGVERHAITFHGQEAHSGSTPMSVRRDALAAAAQLALEIRPIARRHPDAVATVGLLKTFPGIVTAVVGRAEMTLDMRDLDAAVLAGMYADAQSASRRFAEQEGCTVEWARIWSIEPVPFHPKLIELCTAAIADVTGQTEVTQLPSGPLHDAAEVAHCGIPTVMMFVQSLRGLSHNAAEDTRREHIEQAVEAFAQLAERTIDWIIAE; the protein is encoded by the coding sequence ATGAACCTGTCGCCCAAGACCGTTCTTACCCATCTCGACGAGCTGCGCGCCCTCACCTCCGACGTGTACGGAGCCCAGCGCATAGCCTGGACACCCACCTGGGCCGCGGCCCGCGCCTGGTTCGACCGCAAGCTCGACGAACTGCCCTTCGCCGCTCTGCTCGAACGCCACCAGGACGCCGCGGGCAACCGCTGGATCACGCTGCCCGGCACTTCGCCGCGCGCCCTCATCCTCGGCAGCCACCTAGACTCGGTCCCCAATGGCGGCTGGCTCGACGGAGCCATCGGCGTGGTCACCGCGCTTGAGGTCCTGCGTGCGCTGGGCGAGGCGCATAGTGGTCATCCCCCTTGTACCATTCGCCTCGTCGACTGGGCCGACGAGGAGGGCGCGCGCTTCGGCCGCAGCCTCTTCGGCTCCTCGGCCTTCGCGGGCACGCACTCCATCGACGCCGACCGCGCTCGTACCGACCGCAACGGCATCACCATGGAGGACGCTGTCGCCCCCTACGGCGTGGCCATCGAGCGCATCGGTGACGCCGCCATCGAGCGCCAGAATGCCGCCGCCTACCTCGAGCTGCACATCGAGCAAGGCCCCGTGCTCGAAGCCCGCAACGAGCCGCTGGCCGTCGTCCTCGGCACCAAGGGCGTCGAGCGCCACGCAATCACCTTCCACGGCCAGGAGGCGCACTCCGGCTCCACGCCCATGTCGGTGCGGCGCGACGCTCTCGCCGCCGCCGCGCAGCTCGCGCTCGAGATCCGCCCCATCGCCCGCCGCCACCCCGACGCCGTCGCCACGGTCGGCTTGCTCAAGACCTTCCCCGGCATCGTCACCGCCGTCGTCGGCCGCGCGGAGATGACGCTGGACATGCGCGATCTCGACGCCGCCGTCCTGGCGGGCATGTACGCCGACGCGCAGAGCGCAAGCCGACGCTTCGCCGAACAGGAGGGTTGCACGGTCGAGTGGGCCCGCATCTGGTCCATCGAGCCGGTCCCCTTTCACCCCAAGCTCATCGAGCTATGCACCGCCGCCATCGCCGACGTTACCGGCCAGACGGAGGTCACACAGCTTCCCTCCGGCCCGCTCCACGACGCGGCCGAGGTCGCGCACTGCGGCATCCCCACGGTGATGATGTTTGTGCAGTCGCTGCGCGGCCTGAGCCACAACGCCGCTGAAGACACACGACGCGAGCACATCGAACAGGCGGTAGAAGCCTTCGCTCAACTCGCCGAAAGGACCATCGACTGGATCATCGCAGAGTAG
- a CDS encoding phosphatase PAP2 family protein: MHRNTCLLAAWAVLCCSAGAWAQEAKPAKEAKEHSAYYIDASVVRLAALLPAPPAAGSATVQEELATLHRIEAARTPAQVAAAKADDEEEDIFSFRTVLGDSFRADLLPLTAALSAHVHNEEGVASGEAKKMFARPRPYQADKTLHPVCAVTEARNSYPSGHTLSGYLLAFTLAELLPERKQQILDRADDYAHNRLVCGVHYPSDLDASRRAAYLVFGYMLATPRFAHDLDAARIELRAHPEFTSASK, from the coding sequence ATGCACCGTAACACCTGTCTGCTGGCTGCATGGGCTGTGCTCTGCTGCTCCGCTGGAGCGTGGGCGCAGGAGGCGAAGCCCGCCAAGGAAGCGAAGGAGCATAGCGCCTACTACATCGACGCCTCTGTTGTTCGACTGGCGGCCCTGCTGCCCGCGCCGCCCGCTGCGGGTTCGGCCACGGTGCAGGAGGAGCTGGCGACGCTGCATCGCATCGAGGCGGCGCGCACTCCGGCGCAGGTAGCGGCCGCGAAGGCCGACGATGAAGAGGAAGATATCTTCAGCTTCCGCACCGTGCTGGGAGATAGCTTCCGCGCCGACCTGCTGCCGTTGACAGCGGCGCTCTCGGCTCATGTGCATAACGAAGAGGGTGTGGCCAGTGGCGAGGCGAAGAAGATGTTTGCGCGTCCGCGTCCCTACCAGGCGGATAAGACGCTGCACCCGGTCTGCGCCGTGACCGAGGCTCGGAACTCCTATCCCAGCGGCCACACACTCTCCGGCTATCTGCTGGCGTTCACGCTGGCCGAGCTGCTGCCGGAGCGGAAGCAGCAGATCCTCGACCGCGCCGACGACTACGCGCACAACCGGCTGGTCTGCGGGGTCCACTACCCCAGCGACCTCGACGCCAGCCGTCGTGCAGCCTACCTCGTCTTCGGCTACATGCTGGCTACACCGCGCTTCGCCCACGACCTCGATGCAGCACGCATCGAGCTGCGCGCGCACCCCGAGTTTACTTCGGCCTCGAAGTGA
- a CDS encoding TonB-dependent receptor translates to MFLFALSAVLMHAQGTGAPLQGSVSDAKGGMIAGAKVNVLNESTGRTATTSTDAQGHFSVSGLPVGSYTVEATAPGFGLVSRKTLHVAADHSDSAELTLQIGGTSADVTVEAAATGSIAAALAPMDALLEARSARTVITSAFINNFTSPVSDFGEAVEMAPGTFTTNGNGVGLGQSATYFRGFPDGNYDIDFDGIPFYDTNTPTHHSWAFFPAQFLGGIDFDRSPGTASTIGPTPFGGSIHLLSKDMSPIQNTRVQFSGGSYHTYLYDLEYDSGNLLPSHKLNFQIDVHHLQSDGYQTNNDQTRNAGAIKLVYKLGERTTLTGFSGVIWLDANTPNFNATRCQMYGASNANSTTTCIATGKVLLPYTGAGINFLNADNSDPINYLDKQYNYYHVPTDFEYVGVHSELGRGVTLDIKPYTYNYDNSEKYSNAAPITESKTVNFNGNPNSTTWFGIAVQPCNVQVKGKLPCGVDKYNSYRKYGETGALSQVSRFGILRAGLWYEWAATNRHQFPSDPLNNWADQPLSNFNEQFWTNSYQPYGEYEFHVLKKLSITAGTKFSYYTIHTKQFADNGKTIGGLGTNDPNTFITNSGSYSAWLPSIDANYRIKNIWSVYGQLSTGSVVPPSKVFDYTQSAAGIPVKTLPKQQRSTTYQGGTVLKLKHVTFDADAYHIRFQNSYSSTPDSSGEPQYFLQPSSITKGFEAESNVYIAHGLSVYLNASVGRATYVGVLPVACAPSKCTAAPITVQAPSGLWVQNTPSDVETIGVTYQHKSWDMGLFNKRVGTFYYDNGAYHNQATIDPFTLTNLFFNYTIRNNSRFDQTKIRLSFNNIFDQHNITSDNIVGSALTQTIAANGTTYTDPFNTKGQTPINGGDNLGVLPGRSVMVSVIFGFSIKH, encoded by the coding sequence GTGTTCCTGTTCGCCCTCTCGGCGGTGCTGATGCACGCGCAGGGAACGGGCGCACCGCTACAGGGCTCGGTCAGCGATGCCAAGGGCGGCATGATCGCCGGGGCAAAGGTGAACGTGCTCAACGAGAGCACAGGCCGCACTGCCACTACCTCAACCGACGCCCAGGGACACTTCTCCGTGTCGGGTCTGCCGGTCGGGAGCTACACCGTCGAGGCGACCGCTCCGGGCTTTGGCCTGGTCTCGCGCAAGACGCTGCACGTCGCCGCAGACCACTCCGATAGCGCAGAGCTGACATTGCAGATTGGCGGCACCAGCGCCGATGTTACCGTCGAGGCCGCGGCCACCGGCTCAATCGCCGCGGCGCTGGCTCCGATGGACGCGCTGCTCGAGGCGCGCTCGGCCCGCACCGTGATCACCTCGGCGTTCATCAACAACTTCACCTCGCCGGTATCGGACTTCGGCGAAGCAGTCGAGATGGCCCCCGGAACCTTTACCACCAACGGCAACGGCGTCGGACTGGGACAGAGCGCGACCTACTTCCGTGGCTTTCCCGACGGCAACTACGACATAGACTTTGACGGCATCCCGTTCTACGACACCAACACGCCGACGCACCACTCGTGGGCCTTCTTCCCCGCGCAGTTCCTGGGCGGAATCGACTTCGACCGCAGCCCCGGTACAGCCTCTACCATTGGGCCTACCCCGTTCGGCGGCTCCATTCACCTGCTCTCGAAGGATATGTCGCCCATCCAGAACACGCGGGTGCAGTTCTCGGGCGGCTCGTATCACACCTATCTCTACGACCTGGAGTATGACTCGGGAAATCTCCTTCCCAGCCACAAACTGAACTTCCAGATCGACGTGCATCACCTGCAATCGGATGGCTACCAGACTAACAACGACCAGACCCGCAACGCGGGCGCGATCAAGCTGGTGTACAAGCTCGGCGAGCGCACCACGCTGACAGGCTTCTCGGGCGTCATCTGGCTGGATGCGAATACGCCGAACTTCAACGCCACGCGCTGCCAGATGTACGGTGCCTCAAACGCCAACTCGACCACGACGTGTATCGCGACGGGCAAGGTCCTGCTGCCGTATACGGGCGCGGGCATCAACTTCCTGAACGCGGATAACTCGGACCCGATCAACTACCTGGACAAGCAGTACAACTACTACCATGTGCCCACGGACTTCGAGTACGTCGGCGTGCACTCGGAGCTGGGCCGTGGCGTGACTCTGGACATCAAGCCCTACACCTACAACTACGACAACTCGGAGAAGTACTCGAACGCCGCGCCGATCACCGAGTCGAAGACGGTGAACTTCAACGGCAACCCCAACTCGACCACATGGTTCGGCATCGCGGTTCAGCCGTGTAATGTGCAGGTCAAGGGCAAGCTGCCCTGCGGCGTGGACAAGTACAACAGCTATCGCAAGTACGGTGAGACCGGAGCCCTGAGCCAGGTATCGCGGTTCGGTATCCTGCGCGCGGGCCTCTGGTACGAGTGGGCCGCGACGAACCGTCACCAGTTCCCCTCTGACCCCTTGAACAACTGGGCCGACCAGCCGCTCTCGAACTTCAACGAGCAGTTCTGGACGAACTCCTACCAGCCCTATGGCGAGTACGAGTTCCACGTGCTGAAGAAGCTGAGCATCACGGCGGGAACGAAGTTCTCTTACTACACCATCCATACCAAGCAGTTCGCCGACAACGGCAAGACCATCGGCGGCCTGGGCACGAACGACCCGAACACCTTCATCACCAACAGCGGCAGCTATTCGGCGTGGCTGCCCTCGATCGACGCCAACTACCGGATCAAGAACATCTGGTCGGTGTACGGGCAGCTTTCGACCGGCAGCGTGGTGCCGCCGAGCAAGGTCTTCGACTACACGCAGAGCGCGGCCGGTATTCCGGTCAAGACACTGCCTAAGCAGCAGCGCTCTACCACCTATCAGGGCGGAACGGTGCTGAAGCTGAAGCACGTGACCTTCGATGCGGATGCGTATCATATCCGTTTCCAGAACAGCTACTCGTCCACGCCGGATTCCAGCGGCGAGCCGCAGTACTTCCTGCAGCCCAGCTCGATCACCAAGGGCTTTGAAGCGGAGAGCAACGTTTACATCGCACACGGCCTGAGCGTGTACCTGAACGCGAGCGTCGGACGGGCCACGTACGTGGGCGTGCTGCCGGTGGCCTGTGCGCCGAGCAAATGCACGGCCGCGCCGATCACGGTACAGGCTCCGAGCGGGCTCTGGGTGCAGAATACTCCATCGGATGTGGAGACCATAGGCGTGACCTATCAGCACAAGAGCTGGGACATGGGCCTGTTCAACAAGCGGGTCGGCACGTTCTATTACGATAACGGGGCCTACCATAACCAGGCCACCATCGACCCGTTCACGCTGACGAACCTGTTCTTCAACTACACCATCCGCAACAACTCGCGCTTCGATCAGACCAAGATCAGGCTGAGCTTCAACAATATCTTCGACCAGCACAACATCACCAGCGACAACATTGTGGGCTCGGCGTTGACGCAGACGATCGCGGCCAACGGCACCACCTATACCGATCCCTTCAACACCAAGGGGCAGACCCCGATCAACGGAGGCGATAACCTTGGCGTGCTTCCGGGCCGCAGCGTGATGGTCTCGGTAATCTTCGGCTTTTCCATAAAACACTAA